A stretch of DNA from Curtobacterium sp. MCBD17_035:
CCTCACGCCCGTCGAACTCCTCGAGCACGTGGCCGTCCCGATCGCGCAGCCGGTAGGTCGTCGGGCCGATCCACGACGGGTCGAGGTCGATCCGCCCTTCGTCCCCGATGATCGACGCCGCGTTCGGGCTGCGCAGGTCGAGCGCGAAGTGCAGCACCGACTGCGCGCCGTCCGGGTGCCCGAGCACGAGCCCCATCTGCGTGTCCACACCTTGATCGCTCAAGGACCCCACCGCCGCGACCGTCTCCGGCACGCCGAGCGCGTCGACCGCGAACGCCAGCGGGTAGACGCCGAGATCGAGCAGCGCACCGCCGGCCAGCGCCGGGTCGTTCAGCCGGTGCCGCGGGTCCGTCGGCAGGGCCTGGTGGTGCGTCGCCTCGACGAGACGAGGCCGTCCGATGCGACCCTCGTGCACGAGCTGGCGGATCCGGCTCGCCTGCGGCAGGAACCGCGTCCACATCGCCTCGACGACGAGGACCCCGGCGGCTCGTGCCGCGTCCACCACCCGTCGCGCCTCCGCCGCGTTCACCGTGAACGCCTTCTCCACCAGCACGTGCTTGCCCGCCTCGATCGCCCGCAGGGCGTCCTCGGCGTGTGCCGAGTGCGGGGTCGCGACGTACACCGCGTCGACGGTGTCGTCGGCGACCAGGGCGTCGTAGTCGCCGTGGGCGTGCTCGATGCCGTACTCGTCCGCGAACGCCTGCGCTCGGTCCCGCGTCCGCGACCCCACCGCGGTGAAGCGCACCCCGAGCGCCGCGCCGTCCTCCACGA
This window harbors:
- a CDS encoding Gfo/Idh/MocA family oxidoreductase; amino-acid sequence: MTVRWGVIGTGGIARSFVEDGAALGVRFTAVGSRTRDRAQAFADEYGIEHAHGDYDALVADDTVDAVYVATPHSAHAEDALRAIEAGKHVLVEKAFTVNAAEARRVVDAARAAGVLVVEAMWTRFLPQASRIRQLVHEGRIGRPRLVEATHHQALPTDPRHRLNDPALAGGALLDLGVYPLAFAVDALGVPETVAAVGSLSDQGVDTQMGLVLGHPDGAQSVLHFALDLRSPNAASIIGDEGRIDLDPSWIGPTTYRLRDRDGHVLEEFDGREDRVGYHHEARAFEEMIASGDHEGGPMPIEQTVAIMEVMDEARRQVGVRYPGETDDATDTGAEPTHP